From candidate division KSB1 bacterium, the proteins below share one genomic window:
- a CDS encoding galactose mutarotase, protein MQVTRGIFGKMPDGRAVEFFDLVNPNGLKARIITYGAIVVSLEVPDREGKLGDIVLGYDKLEKYLADSPYFGAIVGRYGNRIAKGRFVLDGVEYQLATNDGPNHLHGGLKGFDKVVWEGSPLQEEDAVGVQLTYLSPDGEEGYPGNLRATVVYRLTSQNELRIDYEATTDKPTIVNLTHHSYFNLAGQGSGDILGHVLQINADCFTPVDPGLIPTGELRSVEGTPFDFRQPIAIGERIDWDDEQLRFGRGYDHNFVLNSSGGTLALAATVYEPTSGRVMEVWTTEPGLQFYSGNFLDGHHVGKGGKVYGHRSGFCLETQHFPDSPNKPHFPSVVLRPGEKYHQTTIYRFSVR, encoded by the coding sequence ATGCAGGTCACGCGGGGCATCTTCGGGAAAATGCCCGATGGACGGGCGGTGGAATTCTTCGACCTGGTGAACCCAAACGGCCTCAAGGCCCGCATTATCACCTACGGTGCCATCGTCGTCTCCCTGGAGGTTCCCGACCGTGAGGGCAAGCTGGGTGACATCGTTCTGGGCTACGACAAGCTCGAGAAGTACCTGGCCGATTCGCCGTACTTCGGAGCGATCGTGGGTCGCTACGGCAACCGGATCGCCAAGGGCCGCTTTGTGCTTGACGGCGTAGAATACCAGCTGGCCACCAACGACGGTCCAAACCACCTCCACGGTGGGCTGAAGGGTTTCGATAAGGTGGTTTGGGAAGGAAGCCCTCTCCAGGAGGAGGACGCGGTGGGCGTCCAGCTCACCTACCTCAGCCCGGATGGCGAGGAGGGGTATCCCGGGAACCTCCGCGCCACCGTCGTCTACCGACTGACCAGCCAGAACGAGCTGCGCATCGACTACGAGGCCACCACGGACAAACCTACGATTGTGAACTTGACCCACCACAGCTACTTCAACCTGGCGGGTCAGGGCAGTGGCGATATCCTGGGTCACGTTTTGCAGATCAACGCGGATTGCTTCACACCGGTGGACCCTGGCCTCATCCCAACGGGCGAGTTGCGGAGCGTGGAAGGCACCCCCTTCGATTTCCGCCAGCCGATCGCCATCGGCGAGCGCATTGACTGGGACGACGAACAGCTCCGCTTCGGACGCGGATACGACCACAATTTCGTGCTGAATTCGAGCGGAGGGACGCTGGCTCTGGCCGCTACGGTCTACGAGCCCACCTCGGGTCGTGTAATGGAGGTCTGGACTACCGAGCCAGGACTCCAGTTCTACAGCGGAAATTTCCTGGACGGGCACCACGTGGGCAAGGGGGGCAAGGTTTACGGCCACCGCAGCGGCTTCTGCCTGGAAACGCAGCACTTCCCGGACTCGCCGAACAAGCCGCATTTCCCGTCCGTGGTGCTGCGGCCGGGAGAAAAATACCACCAGACCACCATCTACCGCTTCTCCGTGCGTTAG
- the mgrA gene encoding L-glyceraldehyde 3-phosphate reductase: MVPNEHRYERMIYRRCGRSGIKLPAVSLGLWHNFGGVDDYSTARAIVLRAFDLGITHFDLANNYGPPPGSAEENFGRILRRDLAGYRDELIISTKAGYYMWPGPYGEWGSRKYLLASLDQSLRRLGLEYVDIFYSHRYDPETPLEETMGALAQAVRQGKALYVGISNYGVEQTRQAAAILRDLGTPCLIHQPRYNLFDRWVEDGLLDTLRELGIGCIAFSPLAQGLLTDRYLHGIPPDARAAKPHGFLRPEQITEDKLAKVRALNRIAQARGQSLAQMAIAWLLRRPEVTSVLIGASKVSQLEQNVAALEHLEFTAEELAAIDRALESSHEG, translated from the coding sequence ATGGTCCCCAATGAGCATCGATACGAGCGGATGATCTACCGGCGCTGCGGACGAAGCGGCATCAAGCTACCGGCTGTTTCCCTTGGCCTGTGGCACAACTTCGGCGGGGTCGACGACTACTCCACGGCCCGCGCAATCGTCCTGCGGGCCTTTGATCTGGGCATCACGCATTTTGACCTGGCCAATAACTACGGTCCACCGCCCGGGAGCGCGGAGGAGAACTTTGGGAGGATCCTTCGCCGGGATCTCGCAGGCTACCGGGACGAGCTGATTATCTCGACCAAGGCGGGCTATTACATGTGGCCCGGCCCCTACGGCGAGTGGGGATCGCGGAAATACCTCCTGGCGAGCCTGGATCAGAGCCTGCGGCGGCTCGGTCTTGAGTACGTGGACATCTTCTATAGTCACCGGTACGATCCAGAAACGCCCCTGGAGGAGACCATGGGGGCTCTGGCCCAGGCCGTGCGGCAAGGGAAAGCGCTATACGTCGGCATCTCGAACTACGGCGTGGAGCAGACAAGACAGGCGGCGGCGATCCTGAGGGACCTTGGCACGCCCTGTCTGATCCACCAGCCCAGGTACAACCTGTTCGACCGGTGGGTTGAGGACGGCCTCCTCGACACCCTGCGGGAGCTGGGGATCGGCTGCATCGCTTTTTCCCCGCTGGCTCAGGGTCTGCTGACGGACCGCTACCTCCACGGAATACCACCGGACGCGCGCGCCGCCAAGCCGCACGGGTTCCTACGCCCTGAGCAAATCACCGAGGACAAGTTGGCCAAGGTTCGTGCCCTAAACCGGATTGCCCAGGCCCGCGGCCAGTCTCTCGCCCAGATGGCGATCGCCTGGCTCCTCCGCCGCCCGGAGGTGACCTCAGTACTCATTGGGGCCAGCAAGGTAAGCCAGCTGGAGCAAAACGTCGCGGCGCTGGAGCACCTGGAGTTTACCGCCGAAGAGCTCGCTGCGATCGACCGTGCTCTGGAGTCCAGTCACGAGGGCTGA